In bacterium 336/3, the following proteins share a genomic window:
- a CDS encoding fructose-6-phosphate aldolase, which produces MKFFIDTANIAEIQEANDLGVLDGVTTNPSLMAKEGVTGKQNILDHYVKICNIVDGDVSAEVVSTDFAGMVKEGEELATLHKNIVVKVPMIKDGVKAIKYFSQKGIKTNCTLVFSAGQAILAAKAGATYVSPFIGRLDDVSTDGLALIEQMVQIYQNYDFETQILAASVRHVMHLVQCAEIGAGVVTCPLNVITGLLKHPLTDSGLEKFLADYKKGNS; this is translated from the coding sequence ATGAAATTCTTTATTGATACTGCAAACATTGCCGAAATTCAGGAAGCAAATGATTTAGGCGTTTTGGATGGTGTTACAACCAATCCTTCTCTGATGGCTAAAGAGGGTGTTACGGGCAAACAAAATATTTTAGATCACTATGTAAAAATCTGTAATATTGTAGATGGTGATGTAAGTGCAGAAGTTGTTTCTACTGATTTTGCAGGAATGGTAAAAGAAGGTGAAGAATTAGCTACACTTCATAAAAATATAGTAGTAAAAGTTCCCATGATTAAGGATGGTGTAAAAGCTATCAAATATTTTTCTCAAAAAGGGATTAAAACCAATTGTACACTTGTTTTTTCGGCTGGTCAGGCTATTTTAGCTGCTAAAGCTGGTGCAACATACGTTTCTCCATTTATAGGTCGTTTGGATGACGTTTCGACTGATGGCTTGGCTCTTATTGAACAAATGGTTCAGATTTATCAGAATTATGATTTTGAGACACAGATTTTAGCTGCTTCTGTTCGCCATGTCATGCATTTGGTACAGTGTGCAGAAATTGGTGCAGGCGTAGTGACTTGCCCTCTTAACGTTATTACAGGGCTTCTAAAGCATCCTTTAACAGATAGTGGATTAGAAAAATTCCTTGCTGATTATAAAAAAGGTAATTCATAG